The following coding sequences lie in one Mercenaria mercenaria strain notata chromosome 5, MADL_Memer_1, whole genome shotgun sequence genomic window:
- the LOC128556854 gene encoding uncharacterized protein LOC128556854, whose product MTVKFLIFISICGIYLKRATADCNNVYPGTPTFMDNRYRCHCKNDAQCDQQTGSCSRGCDFGWMGPGCQYRNIAKYMKTVRAIGNTNVSAESATKAVDGDIQTCCKSNPNRTAGLQWWRIEWDRDYLVTGLVLKLPVDNLEDFRSFRVETGTGPTNSDFGRICYQHTNSPGSVEMEIMCEQSVRAKHLRVILPIPDVPLRLCEVEIYGGRQTSFNMETDQSSTYQQFHSFRSVDGHDLSQYSGISKNLESLTRSTCSATAGNERNPWWYVNLGNIFDIQDIYFFGRRNHLGKASLSCLNFI is encoded by the exons ATGACCGTTAAGTTTCTTATCTTTATCTCTATTTGTGGCATATACCTAAAACGTGCGACTGCCG ATTGCAACAATGTCTATCCTGGTACACCAACATTTATGGACAACCGGTACAGATGCCATTGTAAAAATGACGCACAATGTGACCAACAGACTGGTAGCTGTTCAAGAGGATGTGACTTTGGATGGATGGGACCCGGATGTCAATACC GCAATATTGCAAAATACATGAAAACGGTCAGGGCAATTGGAAACACAAATGTATCAGCTGAGTCTGCCACCAAAGCGGTCGATGGTGACATTCAAACATGTTGCAAGTCAAATCCTAATCGGACTGCAGGTTTACAATGGTGGAGAATTGAATGGGACAGAGATTACCTTGTGACAGGTCTCGTTCTTAAACTTCCAGTAGACAATCTTG AGGATTTTCGGAGTTTCCGAGTTGAGACAGGAACTGGACCTACTAATTCAGACTTTGGAAGAATATGTTATCAACATACTAATTCTCCGGGTTCTGTTGAAATGGAGATAATGTGCGAGCAGTCCGTGAGGGCTAAACATCTCAGAGTCATATTACCTATTCCTGATGTACCTTTAAGATTATGTGAAGTTGAGATTTACGGAG gaaGACAGACGTCATTCAATATGGAAACTGATCAGTCTTCCACCTACCAGCAATTTCATTCTTTCCGAAGTGTAGATGGACATGACCTTTCACAATATTCTGGAATCAGTAAAAACCTTGAATCATTGACAAGAAGCACATGCTCGGCTACTGCTGGTAATGAAAGAAATCCCTGGTGGTATGTGAATCTCGGGAACATTTTTGACATTCAAGATATCTACTTTTTTGGAAGACGAAATCATCTAGGTAAAGCGTCACTTAGCTGCTTGAACTTTATTTGA
- the LOC123556422 gene encoding histone-arginine methyltransferase METTL23-like: MRTFVFSDNREDDSITVVIPEILDPEYGMYTWPCAPVLAQYIWYNRNWIRDKTVLELGAGTALPGIVAAKCGAIVHLSDSAVLPKCRENCVKSCIANGLHELKVHGITWGRFGKEIFQLPKLNIIIASDCFYDTKDFEDIIATVSFLLERNPGSVFIFTYQERSSSRTIEHLLERWNLNGSRIPLSDFDADKPCLAGSDLPGNHTIHMFKVISRDIT, encoded by the coding sequence ATGAGGACGTTCGTATTTTCTGACAATCGGGAGGACGACAGTATTACAGTTGTTATACCAGAGATACTAGATCCAGAGTATGGCATGTACACATGGCCTTGTGCGCCCGTTCTTGCGCAGTACATTTGGTACAACCGTAACTGGATCCGCGATAAAACTGTTCTTGAACTTGGAGCTGGAACTGCTTTGCCAGGAATAGTAGCTGCGAAATGTGGGGCCATTGTGCATCTTAGTGACAGTGCTGTTTTGCCAAAGTGTAGAGAAAACTGTGTGAAATCATGTATTGCAAATGGGCTACATGAGCTCAAAGTGCACGGGATCACGTGGGGACGATTCGGGAAGGAGATTTTCCAGCTTCCTAAACTTAACATTATCATAGCATCAGATTGTTTTTACGACACGAAAGACTTTGAAGATATTATAGCAACCGTGTCTTTTTTGTTGGAAAGAAATCCGGGATCAGTATTCATTTTTACTTATCAGGAAAGGAGTTCATCTCGCACAATCGAACATTTGCTAGAACGATGGAATCTAAATGGAAGCCGAATTCCTCTGTCGGATTTCGATGCTGACAAACCCTGTTTGGCTGGCTCAGACCTGCCTGGAAATCACACTATTCATATGTTCAAAGTTATATCTAGAGACATTACGTAa